A stretch of the Kushneria konosiri genome encodes the following:
- a CDS encoding PTS fructose-like transporter subunit IIB — protein sequence MNIVIVTACPSGTATTYLAARRLEQAAQRLGWQSSIEMQGQFDASTLDEAQIADADLVVVAASRPIALSRFTGKPLYRERLEAALPDPDGFLKRAREQASPWQGEDDRQEETDAAPKAAEASSAKRIVAVTACPTGVAHTFMAAEALAEAGRALGHQIKVETQGSVGAQNQLTDDEIASADIVLLACDIEVDDERFAGKPVYRTSTGTALKKSQQTIKDALANATVESAGSAPAGGGERKKSIKERGVYKHLLTGVSFMLPMVVAGGLCIALSFVFGIEAFKEEGTLAAALMQIGGGTAFALMVPVLAGYIAYSIADRPGIAPGMIGGMLASTLGAGFIGGIIAGFLAGYTAKLIAKKLKLPASVESLKPILVIPLLASLVTGLVMIYLVGTPVAGMLSALTDFLNNMGSTNAILLGLLLGAMMCVDLGGPINKAAYTFGVGLLSTQTYAPMAAIMAAGMVPAIGMGIASFLARSKFADTERDGGKAAFVLGLCFISEGAIPFAAKDPLRVIPISIVGGAITGALSMYFQIKLMAPHGGLFVLLIPGAVNQALLYLLSIAVGSLFIGVAYALLKPSQQKLEVPEGASA from the coding sequence ATGAATATTGTTATCGTCACGGCCTGCCCCAGCGGTACGGCGACGACCTATCTGGCAGCGCGCCGGCTCGAGCAGGCCGCCCAGCGACTGGGCTGGCAGTCATCGATCGAAATGCAGGGCCAGTTTGACGCGTCAACGCTTGATGAGGCGCAGATTGCCGACGCCGACCTGGTGGTGGTAGCGGCCAGCCGACCGATCGCCCTGTCCCGATTTACCGGCAAGCCGCTGTATCGCGAACGGCTCGAGGCGGCGCTGCCGGACCCGGATGGCTTTTTGAAGCGTGCCCGCGAGCAGGCCAGTCCCTGGCAGGGCGAGGATGATCGCCAGGAAGAAACCGATGCCGCGCCGAAGGCCGCCGAGGCCTCTTCGGCCAAACGCATTGTCGCCGTGACGGCCTGTCCGACCGGTGTGGCGCATACCTTCATGGCCGCCGAGGCGCTGGCCGAAGCCGGACGTGCGCTGGGTCACCAGATCAAGGTTGAAACACAGGGGTCGGTGGGTGCGCAGAATCAGCTCACCGATGATGAGATTGCCAGTGCTGACATCGTGCTGCTGGCCTGTGACATCGAGGTTGATGACGAGCGCTTTGCCGGCAAGCCGGTTTATCGCACCTCGACCGGGACGGCACTGAAGAAATCGCAGCAGACCATCAAGGACGCCCTGGCCAACGCCACGGTCGAGAGTGCGGGCAGTGCGCCGGCCGGTGGGGGCGAGCGCAAGAAGAGCATCAAGGAGCGGGGTGTCTACAAGCATCTGCTGACCGGGGTCTCCTTCATGCTGCCGATGGTGGTGGCCGGTGGCCTGTGTATTGCGCTGTCGTTTGTATTCGGCATCGAGGCGTTCAAGGAAGAAGGGACGCTGGCTGCGGCGCTGATGCAGATCGGCGGTGGTACGGCCTTTGCCCTGATGGTGCCGGTACTGGCGGGCTATATTGCCTACTCGATTGCCGACCGGCCGGGGATTGCACCGGGGATGATCGGCGGGATGCTGGCAAGCACTCTGGGAGCGGGCTTTATCGGCGGCATCATCGCCGGTTTCCTGGCCGGCTATACCGCGAAGCTGATCGCCAAAAAGCTGAAGCTGCCGGCCAGTGTTGAATCGCTCAAGCCGATTCTGGTCATTCCGCTGCTGGCGAGTCTGGTCACCGGTCTGGTCATGATCTATCTGGTGGGAACGCCGGTCGCCGGCATGCTCTCGGCGCTGACCGATTTTCTCAACAACATGGGCTCGACCAACGCCATTTTGCTCGGACTGCTGCTGGGCGCGATGATGTGCGTGGACCTGGGCGGACCGATCAACAAGGCGGCCTATACCTTTGGCGTTGGCCTGTTATCGACCCAGACCTACGCGCCGATGGCGGCGATCATGGCCGCCGGCATGGTACCGGCGATCGGCATGGGGATTGCCAGCTTTCTGGCGCGTTCAAAGTTTGCCGACACCGAGCGTGACGGTGGCAAGGCGGCGTTCGTGCTGGGACTTTGCTTTATCAGTGAAGGCGCCATTCCCTTTGCCGCCAAGGATCCGCTGCGCGTCATCCCGATCTCCATCGTGGGCGGCGCGATCACCGGGGCGCTGTCGATGTATTTCCAGATCAAGCTGATGGCGCCGCACGGTGGGCTGTTCGTGCTGCTGATTCCGGGGGCGGTCAACCAGGCGCTGCTGTATCTGCTCTCGATTGCGGTGGGCTCGCTTTTCATCGGCGTGGCCTATGCACTGCTCAAGCCGTCTCAGCAAAAGCTTGAAGTGCCGGAGGGCGCTTCTGCCTGA
- a CDS encoding sodium-dependent transporter: protein MTTNNGTGGVLWAGRWGFVLAATGSAVGLGNIWKFPYMTGEYGGGAFVLVYLLCIAAIGVPLMMTEIAFGRRGRGSPVEAVKRVVAESGGGAGWSILGWMSMICGFMILSFYVVVAGWSLSYLWKALTGGLVADSVEGMAAIFEANNANPLNLGFWSTLVTLLTMLIVGKGVQEGIERSVRWMMPGMVVMLAILIGFGVFSGGFGQAVHFMFAFEVGQLSGEGLLAAMGHAFFTLSLAAGAIMAYGAYLPAGKSIARTTFMVAICDTLVALMAGLAIFPVIFANGMDPASGPGLIFMSLPLAFAQMPMGTLLEVIFFVMLTMAALTSAISMIEATIAWLVESHGMVRNRAAWGTGIVLWLVSTLAMLSFNLGAGWTLGGRTVFDWLDYLTSRFLMPLGGLGLALLAGFVLKDRLLRDELGLPDIGHALWLFMIRYVCPLAIVVIFIDALGIMNLDVSTQWPWGAGALVLFVVIGEWASPRLRRQPAR, encoded by the coding sequence ATGACAACAAATAATGGCACCGGTGGTGTGCTCTGGGCCGGGCGCTGGGGATTCGTGCTGGCCGCAACAGGCTCCGCCGTAGGGCTTGGCAACATCTGGAAATTCCCCTACATGACCGGTGAGTATGGCGGCGGCGCCTTTGTGCTTGTCTATCTGCTGTGCATTGCCGCCATCGGGGTGCCCCTGATGATGACCGAAATCGCCTTTGGTCGACGCGGCCGCGGCAGCCCGGTCGAGGCCGTCAAGCGCGTGGTGGCAGAGTCCGGGGGTGGCGCCGGATGGTCCATCCTGGGCTGGATGTCGATGATCTGCGGTTTCATGATCCTGAGTTTTTACGTGGTAGTGGCCGGCTGGTCGCTCTCCTATCTCTGGAAGGCGCTTACCGGTGGACTGGTCGCCGACAGCGTCGAGGGCATGGCGGCGATCTTTGAAGCCAACAACGCCAATCCGCTCAATCTCGGCTTCTGGAGTACGCTGGTCACGCTGCTCACCATGCTGATCGTGGGCAAGGGCGTGCAGGAAGGGATCGAGCGCAGCGTGCGCTGGATGATGCCAGGCATGGTGGTCATGCTGGCCATCCTGATCGGGTTTGGCGTGTTCTCTGGCGGCTTCGGCCAGGCCGTGCATTTCATGTTTGCCTTCGAGGTCGGTCAGCTCTCCGGTGAAGGACTGCTGGCCGCGATGGGGCATGCCTTTTTCACCCTGTCACTGGCGGCCGGTGCGATCATGGCGTATGGCGCCTATCTACCGGCCGGCAAGTCCATTGCCCGCACGACCTTCATGGTGGCGATCTGTGACACTCTGGTGGCGCTGATGGCGGGGCTTGCCATCTTCCCGGTCATTTTCGCCAACGGCATGGATCCGGCCAGCGGTCCGGGGCTGATCTTCATGAGTCTGCCACTGGCCTTTGCCCAGATGCCCATGGGCACGCTTTTGGAGGTCATCTTTTTCGTGATGCTGACGATGGCCGCACTGACCTCGGCCATTTCAATGATCGAGGCTACCATTGCCTGGCTGGTAGAGAGCCACGGTATGGTGCGCAATCGTGCGGCCTGGGGCACGGGCATCGTGCTGTGGCTGGTCAGCACGCTGGCAATGCTGTCCTTTAATCTTGGCGCGGGCTGGACGCTTGGCGGGCGGACCGTCTTTGACTGGCTGGACTATCTGACATCGCGATTTTTGATGCCACTGGGCGGGCTCGGACTGGCGCTGCTGGCGGGCTTTGTGCTCAAGGACCGTCTACTGCGCGATGAGCTTGGACTTCCCGACATTGGACATGCCCTGTGGCTGTTCATGATTCGCTATGTGTGTCCGCTGGCGATCGTGGTGATCTTTATCGATGCGCTGGGAATCATGAATCTTGACGTGTCCACGCAGTGGCCCTGGGGAGCAGGAGCACTGGTGCTGTTTGTGGTCATTGGTGAGTGGGCAAGCCCGCGACTGCGTCGCCAGCCCGCGCGCTGA
- a CDS encoding methyl-accepting chemotaxis protein: protein MGFVSAAVDMGRVQRTLSSLAPQAELALSLTAGELCSLGGEPLYLPTGGDTIVLQGWSRVLVEAVHVVRVPLYCEDLRAGQPLIDMEERVRRIRQSLDRMTLPFVLDHRDTVAITLVDGLSNSENFLMRAIYESARFPLVFIGGSSGGPLDFSHTLLGDRSGTFDSHALIAFVKIRKPYRYSIFKTQNFKATGTSFIAGECRPELRTLHSVIDGQSDRLVDFIGALCRHFDCDESHLEEQLKRYTFAIRINGEHFVRSILKFDFSKRQAHFACDISCGDVLELVESQHFSTRTAEDFSRHHQGKGRLVAGLLNDCILRRLNNADELGRVDAFKGLPVGGFSTFGELLGVNVNQTLSMLLIYRPASGFRDDYVDLFPIRYASFVTYFREAEIKRLQMMNTMKSQLIDSLDDYRRFTETVMTDFPRLQSSMGTFTTMIEDVTGLVTQFSSDMGESSRTTSDLGARIGELNNSALQARTLLSTIGAIAQQTNLLALNAAVEAARAGDQGRGFAVVAAEVRSLAGRTQESLDQISKVIASVQDSVESVNARLEAMTQMVSAFSSQGLQLQTTIDASRSQAAHSSSDLARMLTSTAKMHERMQEDARHLEEIIRLSQYAEGQHA from the coding sequence GTGGGATTTGTCTCTGCAGCCGTCGACATGGGCCGTGTACAACGCACGCTCTCAAGCCTCGCGCCACAGGCAGAGCTGGCCCTGAGCCTGACCGCCGGCGAGCTTTGCAGCCTTGGCGGAGAGCCGCTGTATCTGCCAACAGGCGGAGATACCATCGTACTGCAGGGCTGGAGCAGGGTGCTGGTCGAGGCCGTACACGTGGTGCGGGTGCCTCTTTATTGCGAAGACTTGCGCGCCGGTCAGCCACTGATCGACATGGAAGAGCGCGTGCGAAGGATTCGTCAGTCGCTTGACCGGATGACACTGCCCTTCGTACTGGATCATCGCGATACGGTGGCCATTACGCTGGTAGATGGCCTTTCCAACAGCGAAAACTTTCTGATGCGCGCCATCTATGAAAGTGCTCGCTTTCCGCTGGTCTTCATTGGTGGCTCCTCCGGTGGCCCGCTGGATTTTTCACACACGCTTCTGGGCGACAGAAGCGGCACCTTTGACAGCCATGCACTGATTGCCTTTGTCAAAATCCGCAAACCCTATCGCTACTCCATTTTCAAGACACAGAACTTCAAGGCGACCGGCACCTCGTTCATTGCCGGCGAATGTCGACCTGAACTTCGCACCCTGCACAGCGTCATCGACGGTCAAAGTGACCGGCTTGTCGATTTCATCGGCGCGCTGTGTCGTCATTTCGACTGTGATGAATCTCATCTGGAAGAACAGCTCAAGCGCTATACCTTTGCCATTCGCATCAATGGCGAGCATTTCGTGCGCTCGATTCTCAAATTCGATTTCAGCAAGCGTCAGGCGCATTTTGCCTGTGACATTTCCTGCGGTGACGTGCTGGAACTGGTGGAATCCCAGCATTTCAGCACACGTACGGCCGAAGATTTCAGCCGCCATCATCAGGGCAAGGGGCGTCTGGTCGCCGGTCTTCTCAATGACTGCATTTTGCGCCGACTCAACAATGCCGATGAGCTTGGCCGGGTCGATGCCTTTAAGGGACTGCCGGTCGGCGGCTTTTCAACCTTTGGCGAGCTTTTGGGCGTCAACGTCAATCAGACCCTGTCGATGCTTTTGATCTATCGGCCTGCATCAGGGTTTCGCGATGACTACGTCGACCTCTTCCCGATTCGCTATGCCAGCTTCGTGACCTATTTCAGGGAAGCAGAGATCAAGCGGCTGCAGATGATGAACACCATGAAATCGCAGCTGATCGACAGTCTCGATGATTATCGGCGGTTTACCGAAACGGTCATGACGGACTTCCCTCGCCTGCAGTCCTCCATGGGCACCTTCACGACCATGATCGAGGACGTCACGGGGCTGGTAACACAGTTTTCCAGCGACATGGGAGAAAGCAGCCGAACCACCAGCGATCTGGGTGCAAGAATCGGTGAGCTCAACAATAGCGCCCTTCAGGCCAGAACCCTTCTGAGCACCATTGGCGCCATCGCCCAGCAAACCAATCTGCTGGCGCTTAATGCCGCCGTGGAGGCCGCACGCGCCGGTGACCAGGGACGCGGCTTTGCGGTCGTGGCCGCAGAGGTTCGTTCACTGGCCGGACGCACGCAGGAAAGTCTCGACCAGATCAGCAAGGTCATCGCCAGCGTTCAGGACTCGGTAGAGTCTGTCAACGCGCGTCTCGAAGCCATGACACAGATGGTCTCGGCCTTTTCAAGCCAGGGCCTTCAACTACAGACCACCATTGACGCCTCAAGATCACAGGCAGCGCATTCAAGCAGCGATCTGGCACGCATGCTGACCAGCACTGCGAAGATGCATGAACGCATGCAGGAAGATGCCCGACATCTTGAAGAGATCATTCGGTTGAGTCAGTACGCCGAAGGCCAGCACGCCTGA
- a CDS encoding choline transporter, with the protein MSVSSIDTPEQTRDGLNPIVFYGSAFGIVMFSLWGMFFTDTANTVIFAALEWISNTFGWYYFLAATLYLGFVIFVAASRFGSIRLGPEHSRPEFSLGSWAAMLFAAGIGIDLLFFCVAEPVTQFLAPPVGEGGTLEAARQATVWGMFHYGITGWGMYALMGMALAYFSYRYNLPLTIRSALYPLFGRRVEGPIGHTVDIAAVIGTVFGIATSLGIGVVQLNYGLTYLFDLPQNLLVQGALIALSVILATISVVSGVDKGIRRISEFNVILAVVLLLYVLLAGDTVFLLNALVLNVGDYVNRFMGMTLNTFAFDRPTDWLNTWTLFFWAWWVAWAPFVGLFLARISRGRTIREFVVGTLTIPFIFTLMWISIFGNSAIESILNGATEFGQIAMQSPEQSIYGLLEQYPGVLWTASLATLLGMLFYVTSADSGALVLGNFTSRLSSVHHDAPAWLRVFWSVTIGLLTLALLMAGGVSALQGMVVIMGLPFSFVIFFVMAGLYRSFKSEAFKEDSHRASLAGRLSSRTGAGGERGTRHWRQRLNRAMHFPSQRQASAFINETARPAMEAVAQELAEQGLEAEVIKAEGNELHLELNVALGNEQNFTYQIWPRAFSMPSFARRASEPRSRYYRLEVYLLEGSQGYNLIGFSREQVINDILDQYEHHLQFLHMTREAPGHGANIPDDPTMPPAP; encoded by the coding sequence ATGAGCGTCAGTTCCATTGATACGCCCGAACAGACCCGAGATGGTCTAAACCCGATCGTCTTTTACGGCTCCGCATTTGGCATCGTGATGTTTTCCCTGTGGGGAATGTTTTTCACTGACACCGCCAACACCGTTATTTTTGCCGCCCTTGAGTGGATCAGTAATACCTTCGGCTGGTACTACTTTCTGGCCGCGACCCTTTATCTGGGATTCGTGATCTTTGTGGCCGCCTCACGATTTGGCAGCATCCGGCTTGGCCCCGAGCATTCGCGCCCGGAATTCAGCCTGGGTTCCTGGGCGGCCATGCTCTTTGCAGCCGGTATCGGTATCGATCTACTGTTTTTCTGTGTGGCCGAGCCGGTGACCCAGTTTTTGGCACCACCGGTCGGTGAAGGGGGCACGCTGGAAGCCGCTCGCCAGGCCACGGTCTGGGGCATGTTCCATTACGGCATTACCGGTTGGGGCATGTATGCCCTGATGGGCATGGCACTGGCCTACTTCAGCTACCGCTACAATCTGCCACTGACCATTCGCAGTGCCCTCTACCCGCTGTTTGGCCGGCGCGTGGAAGGCCCGATAGGGCATACGGTCGATATTGCCGCTGTCATCGGTACGGTGTTCGGCATCGCCACCAGTCTTGGCATTGGTGTGGTGCAGCTCAATTACGGCCTGACCTATCTTTTTGACCTGCCTCAGAACCTGCTTGTTCAGGGCGCGCTAATTGCACTGTCGGTCATTCTGGCCACCATTTCGGTGGTTTCAGGCGTCGACAAGGGCATTCGACGAATCTCTGAATTCAATGTGATTCTGGCCGTGGTGCTGCTGCTTTATGTACTGCTGGCCGGCGACACGGTCTTTTTGCTCAATGCTCTGGTGCTTAACGTCGGTGACTACGTCAACCGCTTCATGGGCATGACGCTCAACACCTTCGCCTTTGATCGTCCGACCGACTGGCTCAATACCTGGACGCTCTTTTTCTGGGCCTGGTGGGTGGCCTGGGCGCCCTTCGTGGGTCTTTTTCTGGCGCGTATTTCCCGAGGGCGCACCATTCGTGAATTTGTGGTCGGCACCCTGACCATTCCCTTTATCTTTACCCTGATGTGGATCTCGATTTTCGGCAACAGTGCGATCGAGAGCATTCTCAATGGCGCCACCGAGTTCGGTCAGATTGCGATGCAAAGCCCCGAGCAATCCATCTATGGGCTGCTCGAGCAATATCCGGGCGTACTGTGGACCGCATCGCTGGCAACGCTTCTGGGCATGCTGTTCTACGTCACTTCGGCCGACTCCGGCGCGCTGGTACTGGGTAACTTCACCTCGCGCCTTTCCAGCGTGCACCACGATGCTCCGGCCTGGCTGCGCGTTTTCTGGTCGGTGACGATCGGGCTGCTCACTCTGGCATTGTTGATGGCCGGTGGCGTCTCGGCGCTTCAGGGCATGGTCGTCATCATGGGTCTACCTTTTTCGTTCGTGATCTTTTTTGTCATGGCCGGGCTTTACCGCTCCTTTAAAAGCGAGGCCTTCAAGGAAGACAGCCATCGCGCCAGTCTGGCCGGGCGGCTGTCGAGTCGCACCGGAGCAGGCGGTGAGCGCGGCACCCGACACTGGCGCCAGCGCCTCAATCGCGCCATGCATTTCCCCAGCCAGCGCCAGGCCAGCGCCTTCATCAATGAAACCGCCAGACCTGCCATGGAAGCCGTGGCACAGGAGCTTGCCGAGCAGGGGCTTGAGGCAGAGGTCATCAAGGCCGAGGGTAATGAGCTGCACCTTGAACTCAACGTCGCGCTGGGCAACGAGCAGAACTTTACCTATCAGATCTGGCCACGCGCCTTTTCAATGCCTTCATTTGCCAGAAGAGCCAGTGAGCCCCGCTCGCGCTACTACCGTCTTGAGGTTTATCTGCTGGAAGGCAGTCAGGGCTACAACCTGATCGGTTTCAGTCGTGAGCAGGTGATCAATGACATCCTCGATCAATATGAGCACCATCTGCAGTTTCTGCACATGACGCGCGAAGCGCCCGGTCATGGCGCCAACATTCCGGATGATCCGACCATGCCACCGGCGCCCTGA
- a CDS encoding O-acetyl-ADP-ribose deacetylase: MTTAMTWMSGKLRVIQGDITTLEMDAIVNAANHSLMGGGGVDGAIHRAAGAELKTACQALRREQWPDGLPDGEVALTPGFNLPARHVIHTVGPVYAKTIDKSELLANCYRKSLALAEQQGLHTIAFPAISTGVYGYPFDQACDIVIRVMAEKLPHSALTVTLCFFSQKDMEAFRHVASRLGYQRDR; encoded by the coding sequence ATGACCACGGCCATGACCTGGATGAGCGGCAAGTTACGGGTGATTCAGGGTGACATCACCACTCTGGAAATGGACGCCATCGTCAATGCGGCCAATCACTCCCTGATGGGAGGGGGCGGGGTAGATGGCGCCATTCATCGTGCGGCGGGTGCCGAACTCAAGACGGCCTGTCAGGCTCTGCGGCGCGAACAGTGGCCGGACGGACTGCCGGATGGAGAAGTGGCTTTAACGCCCGGGTTCAACCTGCCGGCACGCCATGTTATTCACACCGTGGGGCCGGTGTATGCCAAAACGATCGACAAATCAGAGCTGTTGGCGAACTGCTATCGCAAGTCATTGGCACTGGCCGAACAACAGGGGTTGCATACGATTGCCTTTCCAGCCATTTCCACCGGGGTCTATGGCTATCCCTTTGATCAGGCCTGCGACATTGTGATCAGGGTCATGGCGGAGAAGCTGCCCCATAGTGCGCTGACCGTGACGCTTTGTTTTTTCAGTCAGAAGGATATGGAAGCGTTTCGACACGTGGCCAGCCGGCTCGGATATCAGCGTGATCGTTGA
- a CDS encoding gluconokinase codes for MVKQFDQRHRQSRRILIMGVSGSGKSTIGEAVAERTGCEYIDGDQYHPPENIEKMTNGEALTDEDRQGWLEALAELFAQHRRADESVMIGCSGLKRSYRDILRQGDPELVILFLDGDYDTILQRMEERQHFFSPQMLRTQFDTLQTPGPDEAISIDISKSFDNVIDQCVSELEALD; via the coding sequence ATGGTAAAACAGTTCGATCAGCGTCATCGGCAATCACGACGCATCCTGATCATGGGGGTCTCCGGATCCGGCAAATCGACCATTGGGGAAGCCGTGGCCGAAAGAACGGGGTGTGAGTACATCGACGGCGATCAGTACCACCCGCCGGAAAATATTGAAAAGATGACCAACGGTGAAGCACTGACCGATGAGGATCGTCAGGGCTGGCTGGAAGCGCTCGCCGAGCTTTTTGCGCAACATCGCCGGGCCGATGAAAGCGTCATGATCGGTTGTTCCGGGCTCAAGAGGTCCTACCGCGATATCCTGCGCCAGGGCGATCCTGAACTGGTCATTCTCTTCCTGGACGGGGATTACGACACCATCCTGCAACGCATGGAAGAGCGTCAGCACTTCTTCTCGCCGCAAATGCTGCGCACCCAGTTTGATACGTTGCAGACGCCGGGCCCGGATGAAGCCATCAGCATCGATATTTCCAAATCCTTTGATAACGTGATCGACCAGTGCGTCAGCGAGCTCGAAGCGCTCGACTGA
- a CDS encoding Gfo/Idh/MocA family protein has translation MTTIAIAGFGKIAKDQHLPALRDNREFELTAIASRNATLEGVDNHQDLESLLAAVPALDAVALCTPPQVRYGQAVAAIEAGKHVLLEKPPGVSLSEVEDLARRAEQKGVTLYATWHAREAAGVEKAREWLSTRRVTGVDIQWREDVRQWHPGQQWVWEPGGLGVFDPGINALSIVTRILPEAFFLRKATLEVPENCQSPIGATLEFTDVHDTPIHADFDWRQTGPQTWQITVETDDGTLILDSGGSQLSINGECIIDGEDIEYAGLYQRFAELIREGRSDVDVAPFRHVADAFLLGRRQSVEAFIE, from the coding sequence ATGACCACCATTGCCATTGCCGGTTTCGGCAAGATCGCCAAAGACCAGCACCTGCCGGCCCTGAGGGATAACCGCGAGTTTGAGCTGACCGCCATCGCCAGTCGCAATGCCACGCTTGAAGGCGTCGACAATCATCAGGATCTTGAATCGCTGCTGGCAGCCGTACCGGCGTTGGACGCCGTGGCACTGTGCACGCCGCCTCAGGTTCGCTACGGCCAGGCCGTGGCAGCCATTGAGGCCGGCAAGCATGTGCTGCTGGAAAAGCCGCCGGGCGTCAGCCTCAGCGAAGTCGAGGATCTGGCACGGCGCGCCGAACAAAAGGGCGTCACACTCTACGCCACCTGGCATGCCCGTGAGGCCGCCGGCGTCGAGAAGGCACGCGAGTGGCTGTCAACGCGCCGTGTCACCGGTGTCGACATCCAGTGGCGTGAAGACGTGCGTCAGTGGCACCCCGGCCAGCAATGGGTGTGGGAACCGGGCGGTCTGGGCGTGTTCGACCCCGGCATCAATGCCCTTTCGATTGTCACTCGAATTCTGCCCGAGGCCTTTTTCCTGCGTAAGGCCACACTTGAGGTGCCGGAAAACTGTCAGTCACCGATTGGCGCAACGCTCGAGTTCACCGACGTTCACGACACGCCCATTCATGCCGATTTCGACTGGCGCCAGACCGGACCGCAGACCTGGCAGATCACGGTCGAAACCGACGATGGCACGCTGATACTCGACAGCGGCGGCAGCCAGCTGAGCATCAATGGCGAGTGCATCATCGACGGCGAGGATATCGAGTATGCAGGCCTCTACCAGCGCTTTGCCGAACTGATCCGTGAGGGTCGCAGTGATGTTGACGTGGCGCCCTTTCGTCACGTGGCAGACGCCTTCCTGCTGGGGCGGCGTCAGAGCGTTGAGGCCTTTATCGAGTAA
- a CDS encoding aldose epimerase family protein has product MPLHCESNRIGQHDDGTPFEQFRLRNSAGMQVDILDYGATLQAMRIPDRETGTSINLILGFADPTQYLGPHPYFGALVGRYANRIGGANFELDGQTFQIPPNEGQNALHGGPKGLSFQRFKGSLFEEADRVGVSLTHLSPDGDMGFPGDLEVTVHYSLDEDDRLTIDYEAQSSKPTVISLTNHAYFNLRGSGDVRDHQLECAAGHYLVLDEASIPTGTIASVDNTPYDFQAPATLRSREQIPGEQLKRAGGHDVALVLDRTPSASPQATVTETHSGRCLEVFTDQPSLQIYTGIGLDGTLNDHEGRPIEAFGGLALEAQQFPDAPHHGHFPSTRLDPGERYRQHTCYRLTF; this is encoded by the coding sequence ATGCCCTTGCACTGTGAAAGCAACCGGATCGGTCAGCACGATGATGGCACCCCCTTCGAACAGTTCAGGCTGCGCAACAGCGCTGGCATGCAGGTGGATATTCTCGATTACGGCGCCACCCTTCAGGCCATGCGTATCCCGGATCGGGAGACCGGAACCTCGATCAATCTGATTCTCGGGTTTGCCGATCCAACGCAGTATCTCGGGCCGCACCCCTACTTCGGAGCGCTGGTCGGTCGCTATGCCAATCGCATCGGAGGGGCGAACTTTGAGCTCGATGGCCAGACGTTTCAGATTCCGCCCAACGAGGGCCAAAACGCCCTGCATGGCGGACCGAAAGGCTTGAGCTTTCAGCGCTTCAAGGGCAGCTTGTTTGAAGAGGCGGACCGGGTCGGTGTCAGTCTGACCCACCTCTCACCCGATGGCGACATGGGCTTTCCGGGCGATCTGGAAGTCACCGTGCATTACAGCCTGGATGAAGACGATCGGCTTACCATCGATTATGAAGCACAGAGTTCAAAACCGACCGTGATCAGCCTGACCAACCATGCCTATTTCAACCTGCGCGGCAGCGGTGACGTGCGAGACCATCAGCTCGAGTGTGCCGCAGGCCACTATCTGGTGCTCGATGAAGCGTCGATCCCGACCGGCACGATCGCCTCGGTAGATAATACCCCTTACGACTTTCAAGCACCTGCGACCCTGCGCTCGCGCGAGCAGATACCCGGTGAGCAGCTAAAACGTGCCGGTGGACACGATGTTGCGCTGGTGCTGGACCGAACGCCCTCCGCAAGCCCTCAGGCGACCGTGACCGAAACGCACAGCGGCCGATGCCTGGAGGTCTTTACCGATCAGCCCTCACTGCAGATCTATACCGGCATCGGCCTGGATGGCACCCTGAACGATCACGAGGGGCGCCCAATCGAAGCCTTTGGTGGTCTGGCGCTGGAGGCACAGCAGTTCCCCGATGCGCCGCACCATGGGCATTTCCCCTCGACCCGGCTCGATCCGGGCGAGCGTTATCGACAGCACACCTGCTATCGCCTGACGTTTTAA